The following proteins are co-located in the Triticum aestivum cultivar Chinese Spring chromosome 1A, IWGSC CS RefSeq v2.1, whole genome shotgun sequence genome:
- the LOC123188344 gene encoding uncharacterized protein: MQAAVRTHQSPGARASSSPQSPVLRTSCAAARLEIQPRARLLRPPAAVGLEIQPRRRLKPLLASPGDTLRNGRSGEVVSRYFQRVLHAIGELRDDLIRKPSLETQTKIEGNYRWDPYFKDYVGAIDGKHVRASITPDMQPKQ, translated from the exons ATGCAGGCAGCCGTGCGCACGCATCAGTCACCGGGCGCCCGCGCCTCCTCAAGCCCCCAGTCGCCGGTCTTGAGAACCAGCTGCGCCGCCGCCAGGCTTGAGATCCAGCCGCGTGCGCGCCTCCTGAGGCCCCCAGCTGCCGTCGGCCTTGAgatccagccgcgccgccgcctcaaaCCCTTGCTCGCATCGCCCGGGGACACCCTTCGCAATGGTAGATCCGGTGAAGTTGTGAGCCGTTACTTCCAAAGGGTACTCCATGCTATTGGCGAGCTTAGAGATGACCTTATTAGGAAGCCTTCATTGGAGACCCAAACCAAAATAGAAGGAAACTACCGGTGGGATCCATACTTTAAG GATTATGTTGGAGCTATTGATGGTAAACATGTGCGAGCCTCCATTACACCAGATATGCAACCAAAACAGTAA
- the LOC123188326 gene encoding protein unc-13 homolog isoform X1, with protein MDELARKRRQLIVRGAGLVAGLYAYMMVMFRRSRQQTPRITVGSMADRAISRESNLRYIYHSSDINCSNQLRMRKAPFFRLCAIFRERNLLLDSIHTSIEEQVAMFLLIVGHNQRYRTLQPIFRRSIEVISRYFKAVLYAVGELRDEMIQPPSNHCHRKIQESTRFNPYFKVHCASGKQLIVHPQIFVSLARNMDEENPVELLQRYRRDRHVLLNYILSGNLIKKVVMPPGAISLDDVDIDQVSVDYVLNCAKKGDPLDLGDAIRLYHDSLDYPYVDNTGDVEGFYLLTRPEYSGSAPTREPPPVPATAPLPVVVPPPVVEQPQIAVPSSVANLPKSLSLDSPTEELTIDDIEDFEDDEGEFDSRRASRRHQTDANDISLRLPLFETGITDDDLRETAYEILVAAAGASGGLIVPKKEKKKEKRHRLMRKLGRSKSESAESQTHRQPGLVGLLEILRAQLEITESMDIRTRQGLLNAMVGKVGKRMDNLLIPLELLCCISRAEFSDMKAYLRWQKRQLNMLEEGLINHPVVGFGELGRKVNELRNLFRKIEESESLSPSAAEVQRTECLRSLREVATSFSERPARGDLTGEVCHWADGYHLNAALYEKMLGSVFDTLDEGKLTEEVEEILELLKSTWRILGITETIHDTCYAWVLFRQFVFTGEQGLLKVVIEHLRKIPLKEQRGPQERLHLKSLRSSVDADDSCQDFTFFQSFLSPVQKWVDKKLNDYHLHFSEGPSMMVDIVTVAMLTRRILGEENDKAMESPDRDQIDRYITSSVKSAFMKIAHFVEIKADTSHEHVLASLAEETKKLLKIETNIFSPVLSRWHPQAAVLSASLLHKLYGNKLGPFLEHSEHLTEDVVSVFPAADSLEQYIMSVMASVVGDDGLDSLCRQKLVPYEIESKSGTVVLRWVNGQLERVETWVKRAAEQETWDPISPQQRHGGSIVEVYRIIEETADQFFAFKVPMRIGELNSFCRGIDKAFQIYTQLVTQPIVDKEDLVPPVPVLTRYKKELGIKAFVKKEIQEVRPVDERKSSEIVQLTMSKLCVRLNSLYYAISQLGKLEDSISERWAKRQSDKINIRRSMNGKSKGVVSNQKNQFDGSRKEINAAIDRVCEFTGLKVIFWDLQQPFIDNMYKNNVLQARLDTIVEVLDLVLAQLCDVIVEQLRDRVVTGLLQASLDGLVRVILDGGPTRVFSPNDAPLLEEDLEILKEFFISGGDGLPRGTVENLVSRVRPVINLIKQETRVLIDDLREVTQGGKSKFGSDSKTLLRVLCHRNDSEASHYVKKHFKIPSSAPPST; from the exons ATGGATGAATTGGCAAGAAAACGAAGGCAACTAATTGTGAGAGGAGCCGGTCTAGTGGCTGGATTGTATGCTTACATGATGGTCATGTTTAGAAGATCTAGGCAACAAACACCGAGGATAACCGTGGGCAGCATGGCCGATCGTGCCATATCTAGAGAGTCAAATTTGAGATACATTTATCACTCTAGTGACATAAATTGTTCAAATCAACTCAGAATGAGAAAAGCTCCGTTTTTCCGTTTGTGTGCTATATTTAGAGAGAGAAATTTGTTGTTGGATAGCATTCATACTTCTATTGAGGAACAAGTTGCCATGTTTCTTCTAATAGTTGGCCATAACCAAAGGTATAGGACACTACAACCTATCTTTAGAAGATCTATCGAAGTCATTAGTAGGTATTTTAAGGCAGTGCTTTATGCTGTTGGGGAGTTGAGAGATGAGATGATTCAGCCTCCCTCCAACCATTGCCATCGTAAAATACAAGAAAGCACCCGCTTCAATCCATATTTCAAG GTTCATTGCGCCAGTGGCAAGCAGTTGATAGTCCATCCTCAGATTTTTGTCTCCCTTGCACGCAATATGGACGA AGAAAATCCTGTTGAGCTGCTACAACGTTATCGCCGTGATCGCCATGTGTTGCTCAATTACATCCTTTCTGGTAACTTGATCAAGAAAGTTGTAATGCCGCCTGGTGCTATCTCTCTGGATGACGTGGATATTGATCAAGTCAGTGTTGATTATGTCCTCAATTGCGCTAAGAAAG GGGATCCACTTGACCTTGGAGATGCCATCCGGCTTTATCATGACAGCCTTGATTACCCATATGTC GATAACACTGGAGATGTCGAAGGGTTCTATTTACTTACAAGACCTGAATATTCTGGATCAGCACCAACAAGAGAACCACCCCCTGTCCCTGCCACTGCACCATTACCAGTTGTGGTACCACCACCAGTTGTTGAACAACCACAAATTGCTGTGCCATCATCAGTTGCAAACTTACCAAAATCATTATCATTGGACTCTCCCACCGAGGAATTAACCATAGATGacattgaagactttgaggatGATGAAGGTGAATTCGATAGTCGAAGGGCTTCTAGGAGGCATCAAACTGATGCCAACGATATatccttgcgcttaccattatttgAAACAG GTATCACAGATGATGATCTTCGTGAAACAGCATATGAAATCCTTGTTGCTGCTGCTGGCGCTTCAGG GGGCCTTATAgttccaaagaaagaaaagaagaaagagaagagaCACAGATTAATGAGGAAACTTGGCCGTAGTAAGAGTGAAAGTGCTGAATCGCAAACTCACCGGCAACCAGGTTTAGTTGGCCTGCTTGAAATCTTGAGAGCCCAACTTGAG ATAACGGAGTCCATGGATATTAGGACTAGACAGGGACTACTTAATGCTATGGTGGGTAAAGTCGGAAAACGGATGGACAATCTCTTGATACCACTGGAACTACTGTGCTGTATATCTAGAGCTGAATTTTCTGACATGAAGGCATATCTTCGTTGGCAGAAAAGACAG CTGAACATGCTGGAGGAGGGCCTAATAAACCATCCTGTTGTTGGATTTGGAGAGTTAGGTCGAAAAGTCAATGAGCTAAGAAATCTTTTCAGAAAGATTGAAGAATCTGAG TCGCTATCCCCATCTGCTGCGGAGGTTCAACGTACAGAATGCCTACGTTCACTGAGAGAAGTTGCTACATCTTTCTCTGAAAGGCCTGCTCGTGGCGATCTTACCGGTGAGGTTTGTCATTGGGCTGATGGTTACCATCTGAATGCCGCCTTGTATGAAAAAATGCTTGGCAGTGTTTTTGACACCTTAGATGAGGGAAAACTCACAGAG GAGGTGGAAGAAATCCTTGAGCTCCTAAAGTCCACTTGGCGTATACTAGGAATCACAGAGACAATTCATGATACGTGCTATGCATGGGTATTATTCCGACAG TTTGTTTTTACAGGTGAGCAAGGACTCCTGAAAGTTGTGATTGAGCATTTGAGGAAGATACCCTTGAAGGAACAGCGTGGTCCACAAGAACGCTTACACTTGAAAAGTCTACGTAGTTCTGTTGATGCCGATGATAGCTGCCAGGACTTTACGTTTTTCCAGTCTTTCCTGTCTCCAGTTCAGAAATGGGTGGACAAGAAATTGAATGATTATCATCTGCACTTCTCAGAG GGTCCCAGTATGATGGTTGATATCGTAACAGTAGCAATGCTTACTAGGCGAATCCTTGGTGAAGAAAATGACAAG GCAATGGAGTCACCTGATCGAGACCAGATTGACCGTTACATCACTTCTTCTGTCAAAAGTGCTTTCATGAAG aTTGCACATTTCGTAGAGATtaaagcagacacatcacatgagCATGTTTTAGCATCTCTAGCTGAGGAGACGAAGAAGCTTTTGAAGATAGAGACAAACATTTTTTCCCCAGTTTTGTCAAGATGGCATCCACAGGCAGCAGTTCTTTCCGCTTCCCTTCTCCATAAACTGTATGGAAACAAATTG GGACCTTTTCTTGAGCATTCTGAGCATCTTACGGAGGACGTAGTTTCTGTATTTCCGGCAGCTGATTCTTTGGAGCAGTACATAATGTCAGTGATGGCTTCTGTTGTGGGTGACGATGGTTTGGACAGTCTATGTAGACAAAAGCTAGTTCCTTATGAG ATTGAAAGTAAATCGGGCACGGTTGTTTTACGCTGGGTGAATGGGCAACTGGAGAGAGTTGAAACTTGGGTTAAAAGGGCTGCTGAACAAGAG ACTTGGGATCCTATATCCCCTCAACAACGCCATGGGGGTTCTATTGTTGAAGTCTATAGAATCATAGAAGAG ACTGCAGATCAGTTTTTTGCATTCAAGGTTCCTATGCGAATTGGGGAATTAAATAGCTTCTGTCGTGGCATTGACAAGGCATTTCAAATTTATACACAACTTGTTACTCAACCCATAG TTGACAAAGAAGATTTAGTTCCACCTGTTCCTGTCCTTACTCGATATAAAAAGGAGCTTGGAATCAAAGCTTTCGTAAAAAAGGAAATCCAAGAAGTCAGACCTGTTGATGAGAGAAAATCGAGTGAAATAGTTCAACTTACAATGTCAAAGCTATGTGTGCGGCTTAACAGTCTATAT TATGCTATAAGCCAGCTAGGCAAGTTGGAGGACAGCATAAGTGAGCGGTGGGCTAAAAGGCAAAGTGACAAAATTAACATCA GACGATCAATGAACGGCAAGTCAAAGGGTGTAGTCTCCAATCAGAAGAATCAATTTGATGGCAGTAGAAAAGAAATCAATGCTGCTATTGATCGGGTATGTGAATTTACAG GGTTAAAGGTCATATTTTGGGACCTCCAACAGCCATTCATCGACAATATGTACAAAAACAATGTTTTACAAGCTCGATTGGACACTATTGTCGAAGTGCTTGATTTG GTGCTTGCTCAACTCTGTGACGTCATTGTGGAGCAACTGCGAGATCGTGTGGTTACAGGGCTTCTGCAAGCATCCCTG GATGGCTTAGTTCGGGTAATACTAGATGGAGGTCCTACACGCGTCTTCTCTCCGAATGATGCCCCTCTTTTGGAGGAAGATCTTGAAATTCTGAAG GAATTCTTCATATCTGGTGGAGATGGGCTGCCTCGTGGAACTGTTGAGAATTTGGTCTCGCGTGTTCGTCCTGTAATAAATCTGATCAAGCAAGAG ACCCGTGTGCTTATTGATGATCTGCGCGAAGTTACTCAAGGGGGCAAAAGCAAATTCGGAAGCGACTCCAAAACCCTGCTGAGGGTCCTGTGCCACAGAAATGATTCAGAGGCATCACACTATGTGAAGAAGCATTTCAAGATACCCAGTTCAGCTCCCCCGAGCACCTGA
- the LOC123188313 gene encoding calreticulin has protein sequence MEVLLRQPCTACSRRRGGIQTSEDYRFYAISAEYPEFSNKEKTLVLQFTVKHEQKLVCGGGYIKLLGDVLHQPVIAKEEAVLEEADYMFSCCEALDSSIYSFLL, from the exons ATGGAGGTTCTGCTCAGGCAACCCTGCACTGCTTGCAGCCGACGCCGTGGAG GTATCCAAACCTCAGAGGACTACAGGTTCTATGCCATCTCGGCGGAGTACCCTGAGTTCAGCAACAAGGAGAAGACACTCGTGCTGCAGTTCACGGTGAAGCATGAGCAAAAGCTTGTCTGCGGTGGTGGTTACATCAAGTTGCTCGGAG ATGTTTTGCATCAGCCTGTCATTGCTAAGGAAGAAGCAGTACTTGAAGAAGCAGACTACATGTTTTCTTGTTGTGAAGCACTAGATAGTTCTATTTATTCATTCCTGTTATAG
- the LOC123188326 gene encoding protein unc-13 homolog isoform X2 has product MDELARKRRQLIVRGAGLVAGLYAYMMVMFRRSRQQTPRITVGSMADRAISRESNLRYIYHSSDINCSNQLRMRKAPFFRLCAIFRERNLLLDSIHTSIEEQVAMFLLIVGHNQRYRTLQPIFRRSIEVISRYFKAVLYAVGELRDEMIQPPSNHCHRKIQESTRFNPYFKVHCASGKQLIVHPQIFVSLARNMDEENPVELLQRYRRDRHVLLNYILSGNLIKKVVMPPGAISLDDVDIDQVSVDYVLNCAKKGDPLDLGDAIRLYHDSLDYPYVDNTGDVEGFYLLTRPEYSGSAPTREPPPVPATAPLPVVVPPPVVEQPQIAVPSSVANLPKSLSLDSPTEELTIDDIEDFEDDEGEFDSRRASRRHQTDANDISLRLPLFETGITDDDLRETAYEILVAAAGASGGLIVPKKEKKKEKRHRLMRKLGRSKSESAESQTHRQPGLVGLLEILRAQLEITESMDIRTRQGLLNAMVGKVGKRMDNLLIPLELLCCISRAEFSDMKAYLRWQKRQLNMLEEGLINHPVVGFGELGRKVNELRNLFRKIEESESLSPSAAEVQRTECLRSLREVATSFSERPARGDLTGEVCHWADGYHLNAALYEKMLGSVFDTLDEGKLTEEVEEILELLKSTWRILGITETIHDTCYAWVLFRQFVFTGEQGLLKVVIEHLRKIPLKEQRGPQERLHLKSLRSSVDADDSCQDFTFFQSFLSPVQKWVDKKLNDYHLHFSEGPSMMVDIVTVAMLTRRILGEENDKAMESPDRDQIDRYITSSVKSAFMKIAHFVEIKADTSHEHVLASLAEETKKLLKIETNIFSPVLSRWHPQAAVLSASLLHKLYGNKLGPFLEHSEHLTEDVVSVFPAADSLEQYIMSVMASVVGDDGLDSLCRQKLVPYEIESKSGTVVLRWVNGQLERVETWVKRAAEQETWDPISPQQRHGGSIVEVYRIIEETADQFFAFKVPMRIGELNSFCRGIDKAFQIYTQLVTQPIVDKEDLVPPVPVLTRYKKELGIKAFVKKEIQEVRPVDERKSSEIVQLTMSKLCVRLNSLYYAISQLGKLEDSISERWAKRQSDKINIRRSMNGKSKGVVSNQKNQFDGSRKEINAAIDRG; this is encoded by the exons ATGGATGAATTGGCAAGAAAACGAAGGCAACTAATTGTGAGAGGAGCCGGTCTAGTGGCTGGATTGTATGCTTACATGATGGTCATGTTTAGAAGATCTAGGCAACAAACACCGAGGATAACCGTGGGCAGCATGGCCGATCGTGCCATATCTAGAGAGTCAAATTTGAGATACATTTATCACTCTAGTGACATAAATTGTTCAAATCAACTCAGAATGAGAAAAGCTCCGTTTTTCCGTTTGTGTGCTATATTTAGAGAGAGAAATTTGTTGTTGGATAGCATTCATACTTCTATTGAGGAACAAGTTGCCATGTTTCTTCTAATAGTTGGCCATAACCAAAGGTATAGGACACTACAACCTATCTTTAGAAGATCTATCGAAGTCATTAGTAGGTATTTTAAGGCAGTGCTTTATGCTGTTGGGGAGTTGAGAGATGAGATGATTCAGCCTCCCTCCAACCATTGCCATCGTAAAATACAAGAAAGCACCCGCTTCAATCCATATTTCAAG GTTCATTGCGCCAGTGGCAAGCAGTTGATAGTCCATCCTCAGATTTTTGTCTCCCTTGCACGCAATATGGACGA AGAAAATCCTGTTGAGCTGCTACAACGTTATCGCCGTGATCGCCATGTGTTGCTCAATTACATCCTTTCTGGTAACTTGATCAAGAAAGTTGTAATGCCGCCTGGTGCTATCTCTCTGGATGACGTGGATATTGATCAAGTCAGTGTTGATTATGTCCTCAATTGCGCTAAGAAAG GGGATCCACTTGACCTTGGAGATGCCATCCGGCTTTATCATGACAGCCTTGATTACCCATATGTC GATAACACTGGAGATGTCGAAGGGTTCTATTTACTTACAAGACCTGAATATTCTGGATCAGCACCAACAAGAGAACCACCCCCTGTCCCTGCCACTGCACCATTACCAGTTGTGGTACCACCACCAGTTGTTGAACAACCACAAATTGCTGTGCCATCATCAGTTGCAAACTTACCAAAATCATTATCATTGGACTCTCCCACCGAGGAATTAACCATAGATGacattgaagactttgaggatGATGAAGGTGAATTCGATAGTCGAAGGGCTTCTAGGAGGCATCAAACTGATGCCAACGATATatccttgcgcttaccattatttgAAACAG GTATCACAGATGATGATCTTCGTGAAACAGCATATGAAATCCTTGTTGCTGCTGCTGGCGCTTCAGG GGGCCTTATAgttccaaagaaagaaaagaagaaagagaagagaCACAGATTAATGAGGAAACTTGGCCGTAGTAAGAGTGAAAGTGCTGAATCGCAAACTCACCGGCAACCAGGTTTAGTTGGCCTGCTTGAAATCTTGAGAGCCCAACTTGAG ATAACGGAGTCCATGGATATTAGGACTAGACAGGGACTACTTAATGCTATGGTGGGTAAAGTCGGAAAACGGATGGACAATCTCTTGATACCACTGGAACTACTGTGCTGTATATCTAGAGCTGAATTTTCTGACATGAAGGCATATCTTCGTTGGCAGAAAAGACAG CTGAACATGCTGGAGGAGGGCCTAATAAACCATCCTGTTGTTGGATTTGGAGAGTTAGGTCGAAAAGTCAATGAGCTAAGAAATCTTTTCAGAAAGATTGAAGAATCTGAG TCGCTATCCCCATCTGCTGCGGAGGTTCAACGTACAGAATGCCTACGTTCACTGAGAGAAGTTGCTACATCTTTCTCTGAAAGGCCTGCTCGTGGCGATCTTACCGGTGAGGTTTGTCATTGGGCTGATGGTTACCATCTGAATGCCGCCTTGTATGAAAAAATGCTTGGCAGTGTTTTTGACACCTTAGATGAGGGAAAACTCACAGAG GAGGTGGAAGAAATCCTTGAGCTCCTAAAGTCCACTTGGCGTATACTAGGAATCACAGAGACAATTCATGATACGTGCTATGCATGGGTATTATTCCGACAG TTTGTTTTTACAGGTGAGCAAGGACTCCTGAAAGTTGTGATTGAGCATTTGAGGAAGATACCCTTGAAGGAACAGCGTGGTCCACAAGAACGCTTACACTTGAAAAGTCTACGTAGTTCTGTTGATGCCGATGATAGCTGCCAGGACTTTACGTTTTTCCAGTCTTTCCTGTCTCCAGTTCAGAAATGGGTGGACAAGAAATTGAATGATTATCATCTGCACTTCTCAGAG GGTCCCAGTATGATGGTTGATATCGTAACAGTAGCAATGCTTACTAGGCGAATCCTTGGTGAAGAAAATGACAAG GCAATGGAGTCACCTGATCGAGACCAGATTGACCGTTACATCACTTCTTCTGTCAAAAGTGCTTTCATGAAG aTTGCACATTTCGTAGAGATtaaagcagacacatcacatgagCATGTTTTAGCATCTCTAGCTGAGGAGACGAAGAAGCTTTTGAAGATAGAGACAAACATTTTTTCCCCAGTTTTGTCAAGATGGCATCCACAGGCAGCAGTTCTTTCCGCTTCCCTTCTCCATAAACTGTATGGAAACAAATTG GGACCTTTTCTTGAGCATTCTGAGCATCTTACGGAGGACGTAGTTTCTGTATTTCCGGCAGCTGATTCTTTGGAGCAGTACATAATGTCAGTGATGGCTTCTGTTGTGGGTGACGATGGTTTGGACAGTCTATGTAGACAAAAGCTAGTTCCTTATGAG ATTGAAAGTAAATCGGGCACGGTTGTTTTACGCTGGGTGAATGGGCAACTGGAGAGAGTTGAAACTTGGGTTAAAAGGGCTGCTGAACAAGAG ACTTGGGATCCTATATCCCCTCAACAACGCCATGGGGGTTCTATTGTTGAAGTCTATAGAATCATAGAAGAG ACTGCAGATCAGTTTTTTGCATTCAAGGTTCCTATGCGAATTGGGGAATTAAATAGCTTCTGTCGTGGCATTGACAAGGCATTTCAAATTTATACACAACTTGTTACTCAACCCATAG TTGACAAAGAAGATTTAGTTCCACCTGTTCCTGTCCTTACTCGATATAAAAAGGAGCTTGGAATCAAAGCTTTCGTAAAAAAGGAAATCCAAGAAGTCAGACCTGTTGATGAGAGAAAATCGAGTGAAATAGTTCAACTTACAATGTCAAAGCTATGTGTGCGGCTTAACAGTCTATAT TATGCTATAAGCCAGCTAGGCAAGTTGGAGGACAGCATAAGTGAGCGGTGGGCTAAAAGGCAAAGTGACAAAATTAACATCA GACGATCAATGAACGGCAAGTCAAAGGGTGTAGTCTCCAATCAGAAGAATCAATTTGATGGCAGTAGAAAAGAAATCAATGCTGCTATTGATCGG GGTTAA